In a single window of the Flavobacteriales bacterium genome:
- a CDS encoding histidine kinase has translation MRSSILVLLLMGSLGTMAQYHTFLNLGIEDGLAQSQVNDMAQGPGGYLWVATASGLSRFDGTEVKNFYKSDGLVDNVVTSILVSDDGELFFGGVGGFTQLTNGEFFSYPFPRSFVDSRVQHMQLVNDSTLWIATNRNGYFSFSLNTRQFEAPILDHGTNIRWLDIPNGLIAGSRGLFSFTDRWPSRDDLNISDVHVSADRLWCSTLGDGLWTYTDKWNRVAPPQDMEVSYLRDILISSEGAFWGVGPDGAVTLDQGEWNRYTAKNGLAYDNLRAVEQDREGNIWLASNGQGIYRFTGDLFSTYATGNPLQSELMLSAVEYGDAMYLGMFDEGLQLIRSDGKVEDLESFIRTDVWSLLRDQTGRIWAGTSTGLYRSVDGKSFTRLYEDELPSNRITSLFEDDIGNIHIGHREGATVVYGDDEFMHLIEETGFEGRRVRAIQQSIDGAMWLGAQNGLYRIDDEWVMRLDESSGLNDNTIYSIQDDPWGRLWVGAKNGLHILMSDSVIQVMLSGQVDANNINFLHCSKAGQLYVGTNQGLFSAQVLEDVAQMNFRQYGIQDGLPGLECNLNAIYQQGSGQVWFGTNKGVVRFDEEEFLEQAPLPEPVLHITGIRLYAEPFDISTRSSGMDHVHGLPIDLTFQPDENHITFDFKGVRLSDPGSITYEYRMDGLESQWTSAGNSTSITYSSLGFGKYCFMVRCVDEDGNEIGEMAQIDFRILPPIYLRWWALLIEAILISALVLSVLRWRREVRQRKQSLVELGYKNRMQSLEQQSLNSSMNRHFIFNALNAIQYYINREDKRSANRYLSSFAKLIRKNLDSTATTWVSLQDEIERLELYLHLESMRFNDRFSYHIHVDPSLDTASIRVPSMLLQPFVENSIWHGILPKPDAGRVDVDIQGIDDRMRIRIQDDGIGIDESQGQKNGHVPDHESKGMNITQHRLNLYSEMTGTSFEIIGPVQLEEEGMIKGTRIDILIPLREKEELSNVINA, from the coding sequence ATGAGATCAAGCATACTCGTACTTCTCTTGATGGGGTCATTGGGCACGATGGCGCAATACCACACCTTCCTGAATCTCGGCATCGAAGACGGGCTCGCCCAATCCCAGGTCAATGATATGGCCCAAGGGCCGGGGGGCTATCTATGGGTCGCAACTGCGAGCGGATTGAGCCGATTCGATGGGACCGAGGTCAAGAATTTCTACAAGTCGGATGGACTGGTTGATAATGTGGTCACCTCCATTCTGGTCAGTGATGATGGAGAGCTATTCTTCGGTGGTGTAGGAGGATTCACTCAACTGACCAATGGGGAATTCTTCTCCTATCCCTTTCCAAGGAGTTTCGTGGATAGTCGTGTACAACACATGCAATTGGTCAATGATAGTACCCTCTGGATCGCGACCAATCGCAATGGCTATTTCTCTTTTTCCTTGAATACTCGTCAATTCGAAGCACCCATCTTGGATCACGGGACCAACATACGTTGGTTGGATATCCCCAACGGTCTGATAGCCGGATCAAGAGGTCTGTTCAGTTTTACAGACCGATGGCCATCCAGAGATGACCTTAATATCTCGGATGTACACGTGTCCGCAGATCGCTTGTGGTGCAGCACATTGGGTGATGGCCTTTGGACATATACGGACAAATGGAATCGGGTCGCTCCTCCACAGGATATGGAAGTCTCCTATCTGAGAGATATCCTTATAAGTTCTGAAGGGGCTTTTTGGGGGGTTGGGCCTGATGGCGCGGTGACCTTGGATCAGGGAGAGTGGAACCGATACACTGCGAAGAACGGACTCGCCTATGACAACCTCAGAGCCGTAGAGCAGGACCGGGAAGGGAATATCTGGCTGGCAAGCAATGGTCAAGGCATTTACCGATTCACAGGAGACCTCTTCAGTACCTATGCGACAGGCAATCCACTCCAGAGTGAACTCATGCTATCTGCGGTAGAATACGGAGATGCGATGTATCTCGGGATGTTCGATGAGGGGCTTCAACTGATCCGGTCAGATGGGAAGGTCGAAGATCTCGAATCCTTCATCCGCACAGATGTGTGGAGTCTCCTGCGTGACCAGACCGGGAGGATTTGGGCGGGTACCTCTACCGGACTATATCGGAGTGTGGATGGAAAGAGTTTTACTCGCTTGTATGAGGATGAATTACCCAGCAATCGGATCACGTCCCTTTTCGAGGACGACATCGGCAATATCCACATCGGTCATAGGGAAGGAGCTACAGTGGTCTATGGTGATGATGAATTCATGCATCTCATTGAAGAGACCGGATTCGAGGGCAGGCGGGTACGCGCTATCCAACAATCCATTGATGGAGCAATGTGGCTCGGTGCCCAGAATGGCCTGTATCGTATCGATGATGAATGGGTCATGCGCTTGGATGAGTCGAGTGGTCTCAATGATAATACCATCTATTCCATACAGGATGACCCATGGGGAAGGCTCTGGGTAGGCGCTAAGAACGGATTGCACATACTGATGAGTGACTCGGTCATCCAAGTGATGCTCTCAGGTCAGGTAGATGCCAATAACATCAACTTTCTTCACTGCAGCAAGGCTGGGCAACTCTACGTAGGGACCAATCAAGGGCTGTTCTCCGCACAGGTGCTAGAAGATGTAGCTCAGATGAATTTCAGGCAATACGGTATACAGGATGGTCTACCGGGACTGGAGTGCAATCTCAATGCAATCTACCAGCAAGGTTCAGGGCAGGTGTGGTTCGGGACCAATAAAGGAGTGGTGCGATTCGATGAAGAGGAATTCCTGGAGCAGGCACCTCTTCCAGAGCCGGTGCTTCATATCACAGGTATAAGACTCTATGCCGAACCCTTCGATATCAGCACCCGATCCTCGGGAATGGATCATGTGCATGGATTACCTATCGACCTCACCTTCCAGCCGGATGAGAACCATATCACATTCGATTTCAAGGGGGTGCGGTTATCCGACCCGGGGTCTATCACCTATGAGTATAGGATGGATGGCTTGGAGAGTCAATGGACCTCCGCAGGCAATTCGACCTCCATCACCTATTCCTCTTTGGGATTCGGAAAGTATTGTTTCATGGTCAGATGTGTGGATGAGGATGGGAATGAGATAGGCGAGATGGCCCAAATTGACTTCCGGATATTACCACCTATCTATCTGCGTTGGTGGGCCTTGCTCATCGAAGCCATCCTGATCAGCGCTCTAGTGCTCTCTGTTTTACGCTGGAGAAGAGAGGTCAGGCAAAGGAAGCAGAGTCTGGTCGAGCTCGGGTACAAGAACCGCATGCAAAGCTTGGAACAGCAATCACTCAATTCAAGCATGAATCGCCATTTCATCTTCAATGCCCTGAATGCCATCCAGTACTATATCAATCGGGAGGATAAGCGATCGGCCAATCGCTATCTGTCCAGCTTTGCAAAGCTCATACGCAAGAATCTGGACTCGACCGCAACGACCTGGGTCAGTCTTCAAGACGAGATCGAGCGGCTTGAGCTCTATCTCCATCTGGAGAGTATGCGCTTCAACGACCGGTTCTCCTACCACATCCATGTGGACCCCTCACTGGATACCGCCAGTATACGGGTGCCATCCATGCTTTTACAGCCCTTTGTAGAGAATTCCATCTGGCACGGAATCCTTCCCAAGCCGGACGCAGGTCGGGTGGATGTCGATATCCAAGGAATCGATGATCGCATGCGCATACGTATCCAGGATGACGGAATCGGTATCGATGAGAGTCAAGGACAGAAGAACGGGCATGTCCCCGACCACGAATCCAAAGGGATGAACATTACCCAGCATAGGCTCAATCTGTACAGCGAGATGACCGGGACCTCTTTTGAGATCATCGGTCCGGTACAGTTGGAAGAGGAGGGAATGATCAAGGGTACACGCATCGATATCCTCATCCCATTGCGGGAGAAAGAAGAGCTCAGCAATGTGATCAATGCCTGA
- a CDS encoding response regulator transcription factor: MSSSPLQAIIVDDEHHCRHNLAELLSEYCPEIQVYAMAASAKEALEQIEDTTPDVLFLDIRMPGMTGFELLEHLPNRAIQVVFTTAHDEYALRALKEGAVDYLEKPISIDELEACVQKLVKRKESSSDATPSWTKEMLKLANLKELDRTTIPTADGFVMVKSSEIIHLEAAESYTRIFLSTGERHLSSKNIRVFEQRLNPQIFFRTHKSHIVNVLYHLKGFSRTDGNVALMSDGTRVPISRRKLGEFLERVQS, from the coding sequence ATGTCATCATCACCGCTACAGGCCATCATTGTGGATGACGAGCATCATTGCCGTCACAATCTGGCCGAATTGCTATCTGAGTATTGTCCTGAAATCCAGGTATATGCGATGGCAGCAAGTGCTAAAGAGGCTTTGGAACAGATAGAGGACACTACTCCAGACGTACTCTTTCTGGATATCCGTATGCCGGGAATGACCGGATTCGAACTTCTTGAGCATCTCCCGAATAGGGCTATCCAAGTGGTATTCACAACTGCTCATGATGAATACGCTCTACGCGCATTGAAAGAGGGAGCCGTAGATTATCTGGAGAAACCGATCAGTATCGATGAATTGGAGGCATGCGTACAGAAGCTTGTCAAGCGGAAGGAAAGCAGTAGCGATGCAACACCCAGCTGGACCAAGGAAATGCTCAAACTGGCCAATCTCAAAGAGCTCGACCGTACTACCATACCTACGGCTGATGGATTTGTGATGGTCAAGAGCAGTGAGATCATCCATTTGGAAGCCGCTGAAAGCTATACCAGGATATTTCTGAGCACCGGAGAACGCCATCTGAGCAGCAAGAACATTCGCGTGTTCGAGCAACGACTCAACCCGCAAATATTCTTCCGCACCCATAAATCCCACATCGTCAATGTGCTCTATCACCTGAAAGGATTCTCCCGCACTGATGGCAATGTCGCACTGATGAGTGATGGTACACGCGTACCTATCAGCCGCAGAAAGCTCGGTGAATTCCTTGAACGGGTGCAGTCATGA